A stretch of the Erinaceus europaeus chromosome 23, mEriEur2.1, whole genome shotgun sequence genome encodes the following:
- the LOC132535670 gene encoding zinc finger protein 14-like: MTLSQCLVTYEDVKVIFTQEEWALLNSPEKKLYRNVMWENFRNILLIGKLQGDHSIKEKYNDQGSKSNIVKISEAKEQSQNGEKPQECEVYNKVFSQLKKQKRIPVGKKAYQCKQCSKTFSQPGDLWRHKKTHSGGKLYECKQCRKTFSFSSKLQTHERTHSGEKPYECKQCSKAFSVYSSLRTHERIHSGEKPYECKQCSKAFSVSSSLRIHERIHSGEKPYECKQCRKTFSCSSKLQTHERTHSGEKPYECKQCSKAFSVSSSLRIHERIHSGEKPYECKQCSKAFSVSSSLRTHERIHSGEKPYECKQCSKAFSVSSSLRIHERIHSGEKPYECKQCRKTFSCSSKLQTHERTHSGEKPYECKQCSKAFSVSSSLRIHERIHSGEKPYECKQCSKAFSVSSSLQIHERIHSGDKPYECKQCKKTFRLSSYLRTHERTHSGEKPYECKQCSKAFSVSSSLQIHERIHSGEKPYECKQCRKTFTRSCHLQIHERTHSGEKPYECQHCRKTFSRYSNLWKHKRTHSGEKLYECKQCRKAFSCSSYLRSHERTHSGEKPYECKQCRKTFTRSYHLRIHERTHSGEKPYECQHCRKTFSRSSHLQTHERTHSGEKPYECKQCNKTFSQSSHLRTHKRTHSGENV; the protein is encoded by the exons atgacACTTTCTCAG TGCTtggtgacctatgaagatgtaaaagtgatattcactcaagaagagtgggcactattaaattctccagagaagaaactctacagaaatGTGATGTGGGAAAACTTTAGAAACATTCTGTTGATAG gaaAGTTACAAGGGGATCATTCcatcaaagaaaaatataatgaCCAAGGAAGTAAAAG TAATATAGTGAAAATCTCTGAGGCCAAAGAACAAAGTCAAAATGGTGAGAAAcctcaagaatgtgaagtatacaacaaaGTATTCAGTCagcttaaaaaacagaaaagaattccTGTTGGAAAGAAAGCTTATCAATGTaagcaatgtagtaaaacattcagtcaaccCGGTGATCTCTGGAGACATAAAAAAACTCACAGTGGAGGGAAactctatgaatgtaaacaatgtaggaaaacattcagtttttccagtaaacttcagacacatgaaagaacgcacagtggagagaagccctatgaatgtaaacagtgtagtaaagcattcagtgtTTACAGttctcttcggacacatgaaagaatccacagtggagagaaaccctatgaatgtaaacaatgtagtaaagcattcagtgtttccagttctcttcggatacatgaaagaatccacagtggagagaaaccctatgaatgtaaacaatgtaggaaaacattcagttgttccagtaaacttcagacacatgaaagaacgcacagtggagagaagccctatgaatgtaaacaatgtagtaaagcattcagtgtttccagttctcttcggatacatgaaagaatccacagtggagagaaaccctatgaatgtaaacagtgtagtaaagccTTCAGTGTTTCCAGttctcttcggacacatgaaagaatccacagtggagagaaaccctatgaatgtaaacaatgtagtaaagcattcagtgtttccagttctcttcggatacatgaaagaatccacagtggagagaaaccctatgaatgtaaacaatgtaggaaaacattcagttgttccagtaaacttcagacacatgaaagaacgcacagtggagagaagccctatgaatgtaaacaatgtagtaaagcattcagtgtttccagttctcttcggatacatgaaagaatccacagtggagagaaaccctatgaatgtaaacagtgtagtaaagcattcagtgtTTCCAGTTCTCTTCAGATACATGAAAGAATCCACAGTGGAgacaaaccctatgaatgtaaacagtgtaagAAAACATTCAGACTATCCAGttatcttcggacacatgaaagaacacatagtggagagaaaccctatgaatgtaaacagtgtagtaaagccTTCAGTGTTTCCAGTTCTCTTCAGATACATGAAAGAatccacagtggagagaagccctatgaatgtaaacagtgtaggaaaacattcacaCGATCCTGTCATCTTCAGATACATGAAAGAACGCatagtggagagaagccctatgaatgtcaacactgtaggaaaacattcagtcgTTACAGTAATCTTTGGAAACataaaagaactcacagtggagagaaactctatgaatgtaaacaatgtaggaaagcattcagttgttccagttatCTTCggtcacatgaaagaactcacagtggagagaagccctatgaatgtaaacagtgtaggaaaacattcacaCGATCCTATCATCTTCGGATACATGAAAGAACGCatagtggagagaagccctatgaatgtcaacactgtaggaaaacattcagtcgatccagtcatcttcagacacatgaaagaactcacagtggagagaagccctatgaatgtaagcaGTGTAATAAGACATTCAGTCAATCCAGTCATCTTCGGACACataaaagaactcacagtggagagaatgtCTAG
- the LOC103128149 gene encoding zinc finger protein 709-like isoform X1, which produces MTLSQCSVTFEDVTVIFSQEEWALLNSSEKKLYRNVMWENIKNLLSIGNLQGDHSIKEQCNHQGSKRISSSKFSLFSSKRVKISEAKEQRQNSEEPQECEVYNKVLTYSSQLKKHKRTLTGKKPYECKLCSKKFSTSSYLRIHERTHSGEKPYECKQCRKTFNFSSRLRKHEITHSGEKPYECKQCRKTFSQSSNLRTHERIHSGEKPYECSQCGKIFCHYSSLWNHERIHSGMKPYECKQCRKTFSQSGSLRKHERIHSGEKPYVCKQCKETFSESSSLRTHERTHRGEKPYECKQCRKTFSQSGSLRTHERSHSGEKPYECKQCSKAFSCSSYLRSHERMHSGEKPYECKQCSKAFSCSSYLRTHERMHSGEKPYECKQCSKAFSCSSYLRTHERMHSGEKPYECKQCSKAFSQRSSLLTHERMHSGEKPYECKQCNKAFSQNCALRSHERTHSGEKPYECKQCSKAFICSSSLRRHERTHSGEKF; this is translated from the exons atgacACTTTCTCAG TGTTCAGTGACCTTTGAAGATGTAACAGTGATATTCAGTCAAGAGGAGTGGGCATTATTAaattcttcagagaagaaactctacagaaatGTGATgtgggaaaatattaaaaacctTCTGTCGATAG GAAATTTACAAGGGGACCATTCCATCAAAGAGCAGTGTAACCACCAAGGAAGTAAAAG AATATCATCAAGTAAATTCTCACTGTTTTCCAGTAAGAGAGTGAAAATCTCTGAGGCCAAAGAACAAAGACAAAATAGTGAGGAAcctcaagaatgtgaagtatacaacaaaGTACTCACTTATTCCAGTCAGcttaaaaaacacaaaagaactCTCACTGGAAAGAAACCTTATGagtgtaaactatgtagtaaaaaatTCAGCACATCCAGTTATCTTCgtatacatgaaagaactcacagtggagagaaaccctatgagtgtaaacaatgtaggaaaacattcaatTTTTCCAGTCGTCTTCGGAAACATGAAATaacgcacagtggagagaaaccctatgaatgtaaacaatgtagaaaaacattcagtcaatccagtaatcttcggacacatgaaagaatacacagtggagagaaaccatatGAATGTAGTCAATGTGGAAAAATATTCTGTCATTACAGTTCTCTTTGGaaccatgaaagaattcacagtggaatgaaaccctatgaatgtaaacaatgtaggaaaacattcagtcaatCTGGTTCTCTTCGAAAACATGAAAGAatacacagtggagagaaaccctatgtatGTAAACAATGTAAGGAAACATTCAGTGAATCCAGTTcccttcggacacatgaaagaacgcacagaggagagaaaccctatgaatgtaaacagtgtaggaaaacattcagtcaatccggttctcttcggacacatgaaagaagtcacagtggagagaaaccctatgaatgtaaacaatgtagtaaagcattcagttgttccagttatCTTCGGAGCCATGAAAGaatgcacagtggagagaaaccctatgaatgtaaacaatgtagtaaagcattcagttgttccagttatcttcggacacatgaaagaatgcacagtggagagaaaccctatgaatgtaaacaatgtagtaaagcattcagttgttccagttatcttcggacacatgaaagaatgcacagtggagagaaaccctatgaatgtaaacaatgtagtaaagcattcagtcaaAGAAGTTCTCTTCTgacacatgaaagaatgcacagtggagagaagccctatgaatgtaaacagtgtaataAAGCATTCAGTCAAAACTGTGCTCTTCGGAgccatgaaagaactcacagtggagagaaaccctatgaatgtaaacaatgtagtaaagcattcatttgttccagttctcttcggagacatgaaagaactcacagtggagagaagttCTAG
- the LOC103128149 gene encoding zinc finger protein 709-like isoform X2 yields the protein MTLSQCSVTFEDVTVIFSQEEWALLNSSEKKLYRNVMWENIKNLLSIGNLQGDHSIKEQCNHQGSKSKRVKISEAKEQRQNSEEPQECEVYNKVLTYSSQLKKHKRTLTGKKPYECKLCSKKFSTSSYLRIHERTHSGEKPYECKQCRKTFNFSSRLRKHEITHSGEKPYECKQCRKTFSQSSNLRTHERIHSGEKPYECSQCGKIFCHYSSLWNHERIHSGMKPYECKQCRKTFSQSGSLRKHERIHSGEKPYVCKQCKETFSESSSLRTHERTHRGEKPYECKQCRKTFSQSGSLRTHERSHSGEKPYECKQCSKAFSCSSYLRSHERMHSGEKPYECKQCSKAFSCSSYLRTHERMHSGEKPYECKQCSKAFSCSSYLRTHERMHSGEKPYECKQCSKAFSQRSSLLTHERMHSGEKPYECKQCNKAFSQNCALRSHERTHSGEKPYECKQCSKAFICSSSLRRHERTHSGEKF from the exons atgacACTTTCTCAG TGTTCAGTGACCTTTGAAGATGTAACAGTGATATTCAGTCAAGAGGAGTGGGCATTATTAaattcttcagagaagaaactctacagaaatGTGATgtgggaaaatattaaaaacctTCTGTCGATAG GAAATTTACAAGGGGACCATTCCATCAAAGAGCAGTGTAACCACCAAGGAAGTAAAAG TAAGAGAGTGAAAATCTCTGAGGCCAAAGAACAAAGACAAAATAGTGAGGAAcctcaagaatgtgaagtatacaacaaaGTACTCACTTATTCCAGTCAGcttaaaaaacacaaaagaactCTCACTGGAAAGAAACCTTATGagtgtaaactatgtagtaaaaaatTCAGCACATCCAGTTATCTTCgtatacatgaaagaactcacagtggagagaaaccctatgagtgtaaacaatgtaggaaaacattcaatTTTTCCAGTCGTCTTCGGAAACATGAAATaacgcacagtggagagaaaccctatgaatgtaaacaatgtagaaaaacattcagtcaatccagtaatcttcggacacatgaaagaatacacagtggagagaaaccatatGAATGTAGTCAATGTGGAAAAATATTCTGTCATTACAGTTCTCTTTGGaaccatgaaagaattcacagtggaatgaaaccctatgaatgtaaacaatgtaggaaaacattcagtcaatCTGGTTCTCTTCGAAAACATGAAAGAatacacagtggagagaaaccctatgtatGTAAACAATGTAAGGAAACATTCAGTGAATCCAGTTcccttcggacacatgaaagaacgcacagaggagagaaaccctatgaatgtaaacagtgtaggaaaacattcagtcaatccggttctcttcggacacatgaaagaagtcacagtggagagaaaccctatgaatgtaaacaatgtagtaaagcattcagttgttccagttatCTTCGGAGCCATGAAAGaatgcacagtggagagaaaccctatgaatgtaaacaatgtagtaaagcattcagttgttccagttatcttcggacacatgaaagaatgcacagtggagagaaaccctatgaatgtaaacaatgtagtaaagcattcagttgttccagttatcttcggacacatgaaagaatgcacagtggagagaaaccctatgaatgtaaacaatgtagtaaagcattcagtcaaAGAAGTTCTCTTCTgacacatgaaagaatgcacagtggagagaagccctatgaatgtaaacagtgtaataAAGCATTCAGTCAAAACTGTGCTCTTCGGAgccatgaaagaactcacagtggagagaaaccctatgaatgtaaacaatgtagtaaagcattcatttgttccagttctcttcggagacatgaaagaactcacagtggagagaagttCTAG